One Turneriella parva DSM 21527 genomic region harbors:
- a CDS encoding CHC2 zinc finger domain-containing protein — MQSENDEIGRIKREISVFSLAERSGIKLKKISADEYAGLCIFHKDKNPSLHVNPVKNTFHCKGCGKGGSVIDWIKHEKNCSTHEAIVFLKSQLSSTSPAFTPPASERVEVNLRRPELQQALRIAVDYYHKTLKEQQAPIEYLMKRGLRFGELVEDFKIGYADGTLLEKLTPEITPLLLEIGILRKNGTLVERFKGALIFPVMDENGIITEIYARAILPGAEKHQYLPGVHRGIFNSRALIAKEIIITESVIDALSLMTLGYRNVIAAYGAQGFTEEMKERLSAAGTERLYVAFDADNAGNRGAEKIVEKLRGTEIQVYRVQFPDGFDPNEFIRKVENAAAIFKDLIINSSLISLAEEAKTEATAPRDWEKKGSEYHFTFGERLYIARGLEKNADDTTLKTLLRASLGEKFHIDNLDLFHAKSCWGFVKSTSERLGLDDKVIRADLDKITTTLEPELKIVLRKETALEIASKYRVNLLVQQKAEKALREPDYLIHFLREVEECALVGENLNVLFGLASTITRKCRDQIHIIIQSESSSGKSTLLNLLADFVPDEDKLYFTQITPKSFYHAEEGSMKNKSIFVVEMQGLAEAQYPIQQMMSEKKLVNIYTMTDPKTGKFVNETRLVEGPDQFTITCPTENISDDINNRSAILSMMQNKDQLEKVMQFQRRLLSGEGVKLRKRRFDLVELAQHIQRALTITRTVNPHMAHLHFGAETNRSLRDHQRYLNVIEAITILFQKQREIVTIDGEPHIRTHVIDIAIGNFLCQRVFGRSLTVLPPQTNSFVSKIAQHYLSYAKEKKIEFTQIWFYRRDMQEIMKLSMNRVHEHTNRAVMAEYFTTRRDQNGIAYRFLFEPAANGSFTQLLQLANMAELLRKCSKKEREEYQTYKPVLDELFNLLDPTWAKEQI; from the coding sequence ATGCAGTCAGAAAACGACGAAATTGGTCGAATCAAACGTGAAATCAGTGTTTTCTCTTTAGCCGAGCGTTCAGGCATTAAACTGAAGAAGATCAGCGCCGATGAATACGCGGGGCTGTGCATTTTCCACAAAGACAAAAATCCCTCGCTTCATGTGAACCCGGTGAAGAATACCTTTCACTGCAAAGGTTGTGGCAAAGGCGGTTCAGTCATCGACTGGATTAAGCACGAAAAGAACTGCTCGACGCACGAAGCGATTGTATTTCTGAAAAGCCAGCTATCGAGCACAAGCCCCGCTTTCACGCCGCCAGCATCCGAACGCGTCGAAGTTAATCTACGCCGCCCCGAGCTACAGCAGGCATTACGCATCGCCGTTGATTACTACCACAAAACACTGAAAGAGCAGCAGGCCCCGATTGAATACCTGATGAAGCGCGGGCTTAGATTTGGCGAGCTGGTCGAAGATTTCAAGATCGGTTACGCCGACGGCACCCTTTTAGAGAAACTGACGCCCGAAATAACACCGCTACTCTTAGAAATCGGTATTCTGAGAAAAAACGGCACGCTTGTCGAACGCTTCAAGGGCGCGCTGATCTTCCCCGTCATGGATGAAAACGGCATCATCACCGAAATCTATGCCAGGGCAATTTTACCGGGCGCAGAGAAGCACCAGTATTTACCCGGCGTACATCGCGGCATTTTCAACAGCCGGGCGCTGATCGCCAAAGAGATTATCATCACCGAATCGGTGATTGATGCACTAAGCCTGATGACCTTGGGTTACCGCAACGTCATCGCAGCCTATGGGGCGCAGGGCTTTACCGAAGAGATGAAAGAGCGGTTGAGTGCCGCCGGCACCGAACGGCTCTACGTTGCTTTCGATGCCGACAACGCCGGTAACCGGGGTGCCGAAAAGATCGTTGAAAAACTGCGCGGCACAGAAATTCAAGTCTACCGTGTCCAGTTTCCCGACGGCTTCGACCCAAACGAGTTTATCCGCAAAGTTGAAAATGCCGCTGCGATCTTTAAAGACCTTATTATAAATTCTTCTCTTATATCTTTAGCAGAGGAAGCGAAGACCGAAGCAACAGCGCCGAGAGACTGGGAGAAAAAAGGCAGCGAATACCATTTCACTTTCGGCGAACGCCTCTATATTGCCAGAGGGCTGGAAAAGAACGCCGACGACACGACGCTGAAAACACTGCTTCGAGCTTCGTTGGGTGAAAAGTTCCACATCGACAACCTTGATCTGTTCCATGCGAAAAGCTGCTGGGGCTTTGTGAAATCGACATCAGAGCGCCTTGGGTTAGATGACAAAGTAATCCGCGCCGACCTGGACAAGATCACGACAACGCTGGAACCTGAATTAAAAATAGTTCTGAGAAAAGAAACCGCGCTTGAAATCGCCAGTAAATACAGGGTAAATCTGCTGGTGCAACAGAAGGCAGAAAAGGCTCTGAGAGAACCCGACTACCTGATTCATTTCTTAAGAGAAGTCGAAGAATGCGCGCTTGTCGGTGAAAATCTAAACGTGCTTTTCGGTTTAGCTTCCACAATCACCCGCAAATGCCGCGACCAAATACACATCATTATTCAATCCGAATCGTCGTCAGGAAAATCGACTTTGCTCAACCTCTTAGCCGATTTCGTACCTGACGAAGACAAGCTCTACTTCACGCAGATCACGCCCAAGAGCTTTTACCATGCCGAAGAAGGTTCGATGAAAAATAAATCGATCTTCGTTGTTGAAATGCAGGGGCTGGCCGAAGCACAATACCCGATTCAGCAAATGATGAGCGAAAAGAAGCTGGTGAACATCTACACGATGACCGACCCTAAAACGGGTAAATTCGTCAATGAAACCCGGCTTGTCGAAGGCCCCGACCAGTTTACGATTACCTGCCCCACAGAGAACATTTCAGACGATATCAATAACCGTTCGGCGATCCTTTCGATGATGCAAAATAAAGATCAGTTAGAAAAGGTCATGCAGTTTCAGCGCCGCTTACTTTCCGGTGAAGGCGTGAAACTGCGAAAACGCCGTTTCGATTTGGTCGAGTTAGCGCAACACATTCAGAGAGCACTGACAATCACCCGCACCGTAAATCCGCACATGGCACACCTGCATTTCGGCGCAGAGACAAACCGCAGTTTAAGAGACCACCAGCGCTACCTGAACGTCATAGAGGCAATTACGATCTTATTTCAAAAGCAACGCGAAATTGTCACGATCGACGGCGAGCCGCATATCAGAACGCATGTCATAGATATTGCGATCGGTAACTTTCTCTGCCAGCGTGTTTTCGGCCGGAGCTTGACCGTTCTGCCACCACAGACCAACAGCTTTGTAAGCAAGATTGCGCAGCACTACCTTAGTTATGCCAAAGAAAAGAAGATCGAATTCACACAAATCTGGTTCTACCGTCGCGACATGCAAGAGATTATGAAATTGTCGATGAATCGCGTACACGAACACACTAACCGTGCCGTCATGGCGGAATACTTTACCACCCGCCGTGACCAGAATGGCATCGCCTACCGTTTCCTTTTTGAACCCGCGGCGAATGGTAGCTTTACGCAGCTTCTGCAGTTGGCAAACATGGCGGAGCTTTTGCGCAAGTGCAGCAAGAAAGAACGCGAGGAGTATCAGACATATAAGCCGGTACTTGATGAGCTTTTCAATCTCTTAGACCCGACCTGGGCAAAAGAGCAAATCTAA
- a CDS encoding peptidoglycan DD-metalloendopeptidase family protein: MNPFPGQFLLCLVIRRGDTVALITPFGVRIYEYYNGRVATGTVAERASLGFEKIKTTDVNSGNYSITTYRQDKPFQGMVTANRSYLANNTLLSEQIAATPQLWLCDETGCTHDVTNNPNPIQPKQIRQSGETGSLSYESGILTGGKFEQIFSQDAYGNPLKTKSRISANGAERSVYRFITYLNETSTTRAIGIPVSEKTCYTETECATGDNDFVSENKVYYDGGALGTIGDHHLVTKKEFFLPIALGTGVWGAEEFTYNFAGGILTKLDDHGVLTSIAYDTDYNQFPVSITKAHGGKSSTVTAAYDPRFGKRISETLVDDATVTATTFDATGFAFEIITQNGSTILARKTASHSMPGVSPIWGETCTHFGNGFTQTRCRRKFSDAMGRVYREEFPELVAGVETQMAIEYKYDNQGRQDRVSRPFDAASGSAVHWDTKTYDNYGRIIQTQSFDNKITSTTYQATGLPAGIVSCMIGTAIDGKQQKTCNNIFDQPAFTIQNFGTTEAIEATYIYDGRGRLVSVGAPQGVTTIGYVGISGLQAFIDDPVSGRTEYTYYAQSGQASFGQLATETSNGKVISLEYNAAFGRLSKITQNESVTTYTYDETDLAFGKNKLTTLTYSVDGYILQERYSHNANGDVVEMTRRFSHSTETLCADMNAMPCLQIYGTTADELGRTKSTIYPDGKITAFSYAGATDHVLGISHDGTTYATYSDYNYDVIAQVGRVTYGNGLRHTYGYQANTGLLSNVNIGKANEPAQMNLTYAYDTSYNIQSITDSVMPNLSVTYQYDGLNRLRKTTYGSGLMRDFRFDHDGAGNSRGNLLQKGNRRMTYAPGKTYPVSDELLNKSTGIWEVHQTMTWSAAGSLLTKGNFTYSYDSNQMMTKAVEGTTAETQFAYDHAGQRFLKKHTRDGVTIKTWYLGDAIELREKYVGVTSSNTIGILDSWQATKYIYGQDGKRIASITGNVQAGAIAATSSTLFALADSYSSSTSSGLAMKAYYTLYGIYAHEDFGRVLRIGLLSSLALALLLWLYFSGVSSAERVVHEFCRRVLATSMLIVFASVYCGQNSLPPGVTQEQINTLISDLYTGLPAGTVYYAHNHLGSGALATDMAGNEIFRIGYTEYGEIDLTNSGKWNPTTQILEQNMSDAEMMIVAVKFTGQEYDPETGFYYFNARYYSAELGVFTTSDTEFDSAGGFGFNRHMYVSGNPIIATDPSGHGWFSDLVNIVSTVINPVGALTTGAVGAVTRGAITKDWSLDSMKQGYAMANMTAAAVALGVMTGGAAFAAYGGVSGGLNAAIIGGMAGGAAGGFAGGAGNAWIGGASFGDGLMAGFVGGVTGALIGGLTAGVGYGLGQALGGGGSSSTALNQTCAQNPYFCASGPNGGSYPGAEIALTDVPIATGGSVVPSAGASTGGWGGAASTFFGGTSGVISGSLAGAGTIQTGYLGESKVLPKGRVTSPYGPRTHPVTGEKKKFHHGTDIYEPVGTPVRAVMLGRVYKVGYNSVRGNYIIINHLRGGQTRYLHLSKIYVKKGQLVHRNDIIGKSGRTGRVTGPHLHFELYLDGKNVNSENYKYGY; the protein is encoded by the coding sequence GTGAACCCTTTCCCGGGTCAATTTCTGCTGTGTCTGGTAATCCGCCGGGGCGATACCGTTGCGTTAATAACCCCCTTTGGGGTGCGTATATACGAATACTACAACGGGCGCGTGGCGACGGGTACGGTTGCGGAGAGGGCGTCCTTAGGGTTTGAGAAGATCAAAACGACGGATGTCAATTCGGGGAATTATTCGATTACGACGTACCGGCAGGATAAGCCGTTTCAGGGGATGGTGACAGCAAACCGAAGTTACTTAGCAAACAATACGCTGTTGAGCGAGCAGATCGCCGCAACGCCACAACTATGGCTATGTGATGAGACCGGCTGCACGCATGATGTGACGAATAACCCAAATCCAATACAGCCCAAGCAAATAAGGCAATCAGGTGAAACGGGTTCGCTATCCTATGAGAGCGGGATATTGACTGGCGGCAAATTTGAGCAGATATTCAGTCAGGATGCCTATGGCAATCCGCTGAAGACCAAAAGCAGAATTTCGGCGAACGGTGCAGAACGCAGCGTTTATAGGTTTATAACATATCTTAACGAGACCAGCACGACAAGGGCCATTGGTATACCCGTTTCTGAAAAAACCTGCTACACAGAAACTGAGTGCGCGACAGGTGATAATGACTTTGTTTCGGAAAACAAAGTATACTACGATGGTGGTGCTTTGGGCACTATTGGCGATCATCATTTAGTGACAAAGAAAGAATTCTTTTTACCAATTGCATTGGGAACAGGCGTCTGGGGGGCGGAGGAATTTACTTATAATTTTGCGGGCGGCATTTTGACGAAATTGGATGACCATGGCGTTTTGACAAGTATCGCCTATGATACAGATTACAATCAGTTCCCAGTAAGTATCACCAAGGCCCATGGTGGTAAGTCCTCGACAGTGACAGCAGCTTACGATCCGAGATTCGGGAAAAGAATTAGCGAAACGCTTGTTGATGACGCAACGGTAACAGCAACAACGTTTGACGCAACGGGGTTTGCTTTTGAGATTATTACTCAGAATGGCTCTACTATTCTGGCAAGAAAAACGGCATCGCACTCGATGCCCGGCGTGTCCCCGATATGGGGCGAAACTTGCACACATTTTGGTAATGGCTTTACGCAGACGCGATGCCGACGAAAATTTTCAGATGCTATGGGTCGCGTTTACCGTGAAGAATTTCCTGAATTGGTGGCCGGTGTTGAAACGCAGATGGCGATTGAGTATAAATACGACAATCAGGGTCGTCAGGACCGAGTTTCTCGCCCATTCGATGCGGCGAGCGGTAGCGCGGTGCACTGGGATACAAAGACATATGATAACTATGGTCGAATCATTCAAACACAAAGTTTTGATAACAAGATAACATCAACAACTTATCAAGCAACGGGATTGCCCGCTGGTATTGTTTCTTGCATGATCGGCACCGCTATTGACGGGAAGCAACAGAAGACGTGCAACAATATCTTTGATCAACCTGCTTTCACTATTCAAAATTTCGGCACTACAGAAGCAATAGAGGCTACTTATATCTATGACGGCCGTGGCCGTTTGGTGTCCGTAGGTGCGCCGCAAGGGGTTACGACAATTGGTTACGTCGGTATCTCCGGGCTACAGGCTTTCATTGACGATCCGGTCTCCGGTAGAACTGAATATACATACTATGCGCAGTCAGGTCAAGCCAGTTTCGGTCAGTTGGCAACAGAAACAAGCAATGGCAAAGTTATTAGCCTGGAGTATAACGCCGCATTCGGTCGCTTATCAAAAATAACACAAAATGAATCGGTAACTACTTACACTTATGACGAAACAGACCTTGCGTTTGGCAAAAACAAACTGACGACTCTGACTTATTCCGTAGATGGATACATTTTGCAAGAGCGGTACAGTCATAATGCGAATGGTGATGTCGTTGAAATGACGCGTAGATTTTCGCACTCGACAGAAACATTGTGCGCAGATATGAACGCAATGCCTTGTTTGCAAATCTATGGTACGACGGCCGATGAACTTGGTCGCACTAAATCAACAATCTATCCAGATGGCAAAATTACGGCGTTCAGCTATGCCGGGGCGACAGATCATGTTTTGGGGATTAGTCATGATGGGACGACTTATGCCACCTATAGCGACTATAACTACGACGTTATTGCGCAAGTCGGAAGGGTGACTTACGGCAATGGTTTGAGACACACCTACGGCTACCAAGCAAACACCGGACTGCTGAGCAACGTCAATATTGGCAAAGCCAATGAACCAGCGCAGATGAACTTGACTTATGCCTATGATACTTCGTATAACATTCAAAGTATTACTGATTCTGTAATGCCGAATCTTTCGGTTACTTACCAATATGATGGCTTAAACCGTCTGCGGAAAACGACTTACGGTTCAGGATTAATGCGCGATTTCCGGTTCGACCACGACGGCGCCGGCAACAGCAGGGGAAATTTGCTGCAAAAGGGTAACCGTCGAATGACGTATGCACCGGGGAAAACCTATCCCGTGAGTGACGAGCTTTTGAATAAATCAACAGGCATCTGGGAAGTGCACCAAACTATGACTTGGTCTGCTGCCGGCAGTCTCTTGACGAAAGGCAATTTCACCTATTCTTACGACAGTAACCAAATGATGACGAAAGCCGTAGAGGGTACGACGGCCGAAACGCAGTTTGCCTACGATCACGCCGGCCAACGATTTTTAAAGAAGCACACGCGCGACGGTGTGACTATAAAAACCTGGTATTTAGGTGATGCGATCGAACTGCGAGAAAAGTATGTCGGCGTGACAAGCAGTAACACTATTGGTATTCTTGATTCATGGCAGGCAACGAAATACATTTATGGTCAGGACGGTAAGCGTATAGCATCGATCACAGGCAATGTTCAAGCTGGCGCTATTGCTGCGACATCTTCAACGCTTTTCGCCTTAGCTGACAGTTATTCATCTTCAACAAGCAGTGGTTTGGCGATGAAAGCTTATTACACGCTATACGGCATTTATGCACACGAAGATTTTGGCAGAGTTCTTCGTATAGGCCTCTTAAGTTCGCTCGCCTTAGCACTTTTACTCTGGCTATACTTTTCAGGGGTGTCGTCAGCAGAACGCGTAGTGCATGAGTTCTGCCGACGTGTTTTAGCGACGTCGATGCTTATTGTTTTTGCTTCGGTATATTGTGGCCAAAATTCGCTTCCGCCAGGCGTAACGCAGGAACAGATTAACACTCTAATTTCTGACCTCTACACAGGGTTGCCGGCGGGCACGGTATACTACGCACATAATCACTTAGGCAGCGGCGCCCTGGCTACCGACATGGCTGGTAATGAAATCTTCCGCATAGGCTACACTGAATACGGCGAAATCGATTTAACGAATTCAGGCAAGTGGAATCCAACGACACAGATACTTGAGCAGAACATGAGCGATGCAGAAATGATGATTGTCGCCGTTAAATTTACCGGTCAGGAGTACGATCCGGAAACTGGCTTTTATTATTTTAATGCGCGCTACTACTCTGCGGAGCTTGGCGTGTTTACCACTAGCGACACAGAATTTGATTCTGCAGGTGGCTTCGGGTTTAATCGACACATGTATGTTTCGGGCAATCCGATTATTGCAACTGATCCGTCCGGCCATGGCTGGTTTAGTGACTTGGTGAATATCGTATCAACCGTAATAAATCCCGTTGGCGCATTGACAACAGGGGCTGTGGGCGCTGTGACGCGTGGCGCGATCACCAAAGATTGGAGCTTGGACTCCATGAAGCAGGGGTATGCCATGGCCAACATGACTGCTGCTGCAGTCGCGTTGGGTGTCATGACGGGCGGTGCTGCCTTTGCTGCGTATGGTGGTGTGTCTGGTGGCCTGAATGCCGCGATTATCGGTGGTATGGCAGGTGGTGCGGCTGGCGGCTTTGCGGGTGGTGCCGGAAATGCATGGATAGGTGGTGCAAGCTTTGGTGATGGTCTTATGGCTGGCTTTGTCGGTGGCGTAACAGGTGCGTTGATTGGTGGCCTGACTGCAGGCGTCGGCTACGGCCTGGGGCAAGCGCTTGGTGGGGGCGGCTCTAGCTCCACGGCTTTGAATCAGACGTGTGCACAAAATCCGTATTTTTGCGCAAGCGGTCCGAATGGCGGTTCTTATCCCGGTGCTGAGATTGCGCTTACGGATGTGCCCATTGCAACCGGTGGTTCTGTTGTGCCGAGCGCGGGCGCGTCCACAGGTGGTTGGGGCGGAGCTGCAAGCACCTTTTTTGGCGGCACATCTGGCGTTATTTCAGGCAGCTTAGCGGGTGCCGGGACAATTCAAACTGGCTATCTGGGTGAATCAAAAGTGCTTCCGAAAGGTCGAGTGACATCGCCTTATGGGCCACGAACTCACCCCGTCACTGGCGAAAAAAAGAAATTCCACCACGGTACTGATATTTATGAACCTGTAGGGACGCCGGTGCGTGCAGTTATGCTTGGGCGAGTTTATAAAGTAGGCTACAATTCTGTCCGTGGCAATTATATAATCATTAATCACCTTCGCGGCGGACAGACACGATATCTGCATCTTTCCAAAATATACGTAAAGAAAGGTCAGTTGGTACATCGAAATGATATCATCGGCAAATCAGGCAGAACGGGCAGAGTAACGGGTCCACATTTGCATTTCGAGCTTTATCTTGATGGCAAGAACGTAAATTCTGAAAATTATAAATACGGATACTAA
- a CDS encoding glycine--tRNA ligase subunit alpha: MYFQDIIATLNKYWADQGCVIAQGLDMEVGAGTFNPHTFLRVLGPKPWRVAYVEPSRRPTDGRYGENPNRGQHYYQYQVIMKPSPADAQDVYLGSLRALGFKLEEHDIRFVQDDWESPTLGASGLGWEVWLNGMEVTQFTYFQQCGSLPLKPISVEYTYGLERLAMYLQGVETIYDIRWNKDMKYGDIHKQTEWEYSHYNFEVADTAKLFRWFDEYEAEAKAILAWEKEPLVFPAYDYMLKCSHTFNLLHARGAVSPTERQTYIARVRHMAQRIAERYVAIQENAEANTPRSA; this comes from the coding sequence ATGTATTTTCAAGACATCATCGCCACCCTGAACAAGTATTGGGCCGATCAGGGCTGTGTCATCGCGCAGGGCCTCGACATGGAGGTCGGGGCCGGAACCTTTAACCCGCACACCTTCTTGCGGGTCTTGGGGCCGAAGCCGTGGCGTGTCGCCTATGTCGAGCCGTCGCGAAGACCCACCGATGGCCGTTACGGGGAAAATCCCAATCGCGGGCAACACTACTACCAGTATCAGGTAATCATGAAACCTTCGCCGGCCGATGCGCAAGATGTCTATTTGGGTTCGCTGCGCGCGCTCGGCTTTAAGCTCGAAGAACACGACATTCGCTTCGTGCAAGACGACTGGGAATCACCGACGCTAGGCGCGTCGGGTTTGGGGTGGGAGGTCTGGCTGAACGGCATGGAAGTGACGCAGTTCACCTATTTTCAGCAGTGCGGTTCATTGCCATTAAAGCCTATCTCAGTCGAATACACGTATGGTCTCGAGCGCCTCGCGATGTACCTGCAGGGTGTCGAAACGATCTACGACATCCGCTGGAACAAAGATATGAAATACGGCGATATTCACAAGCAGACCGAATGGGAATATTCGCATTACAACTTCGAGGTCGCCGACACCGCGAAACTCTTCAGGTGGTTCGACGAATACGAAGCAGAAGCGAAAGCAATTCTCGCGTGGGAAAAAGAACCGCTGGTTTTTCCCGCATACGACTACATGCTGAAATGTTCGCACACGTTTAACCTGCTGCACGCGCGCGGCGCGGTTTCGCCAACTGAACGGCAGACCTATATAGCGCGCGTGCGCCACATGGCGCAGCGCATTGCCGAGCGCTACGTCGCGATTCAAGAAAACGCAGAAGCCAACACACCCCGGTCTGCCTGA
- a CDS encoding SH3 domain-containing protein — translation MRHIRDLICAGFIACIIFPQCQAQTFAGNGAVGSKYYYTNNHIYFFAEPEAKPGKQVDVIPFNSKVEFLAADTRRFKRLKIAWYQIRWQNQIGWVPKKYLQKEKSPAEHAELYPAKSSNAGSEVIEFEFDRKKAHRIAIEEIRKFESDPSYPNYSHEIDYYELAKPTFSAVINIDKNKEKHQVIIVLFEDYFVPTDCAHVILEVKGGKYVPFGRGFAGQPRNKLISEVKNDPDYFVE, via the coding sequence ATGCGTCATATTCGGGACTTAATTTGCGCGGGCTTTATTGCCTGCATCATTTTTCCGCAATGCCAGGCGCAAACCTTTGCCGGCAATGGTGCGGTTGGCAGTAAATATTATTATACGAATAATCATATTTATTTTTTTGCAGAACCCGAGGCGAAACCCGGCAAACAAGTCGATGTTATTCCGTTTAACAGTAAAGTTGAGTTTCTAGCTGCCGACACGAGACGATTTAAGCGACTAAAGATTGCTTGGTATCAAATCAGATGGCAAAATCAGATTGGCTGGGTGCCGAAAAAATATTTGCAAAAAGAAAAAAGTCCTGCCGAGCATGCGGAGCTTTACCCGGCGAAAAGCAGCAACGCGGGTAGTGAAGTAATTGAATTCGAATTTGATCGAAAAAAAGCGCATCGAATTGCAATAGAGGAAATTAGAAAGTTTGAGAGCGACCCAAGTTATCCGAACTACAGTCACGAGATCGACTACTATGAATTGGCAAAGCCTACATTCAGCGCCGTCATCAACATCGATAAGAACAAAGAAAAACATCAAGTAATCATTGTTCTTTTTGAAGACTACTTTGTGCCGACCGACTGCGCACATGTTATTTTAGAGGTGAAAGGTGGCAAATATGTACCGTTCGGGCGTGGCTTTGCTGGGCAGCCCAGAAATAAATTGATCAGCGAAGTTAAGAATGACCCTGACTATTTTGTGGAATAA
- a CDS encoding tyrosine-type recombinase/integrase: MKNAKRELGMLKIYVEKYLLYLRQNNASPYTVQIRHVGLKLFQRFCETRQVQSVFDIDYAVIDAFARYVRYEYIGKHKQGLCASTQNNYFATVRAFFLFLAENNLLLYNPAERLTYTKGGRKLPAYVLSKTDAVQIFEHLRTTTLYGLRSRAIVELLYSSGLRKKELANLKIYDLAFENGVVHVRQGKGGHDRFVPVTERALFWLRRWFNEGHKKYSQKQASEYLFIRKDGSLLGAAAVSRIAGNAISRAHIGKIGGCHLFRHSMATAMLEAGADVRYVQEMLGHRRISTTERYTRVDRSFLKAMHNRFHPLTADGSASLTNQSTAAATQPINRETPAKEDFKDAYLKRKIFYPLAESPFYAAFVGHIEACQARGWSVQSIYTHSFRLLSFIRYLAERGFKEITTITRTDLEAYREFIFQYRKPNGAPLSFASQSQYLITMRVFFSTLAEEGRILCNIASGIKLPKLGRTLPQVILSTTEVEKLLGLPDMTIHSGRRARAILETFYATGLRLKEATLLKIADIDFERGLVYVASGKGEKDRYVPITSRALGVLTDYIANRKEKSAYLFAGPFGKLTGDAIQDIVKRHIRQLFGEKKIRGACHVLRHTFATHLLEAGCDTRLIQEMLGHASLETTQRYTHVSIRRLKEVHTAAFQRIYKRA, encoded by the coding sequence ATGAAAAACGCGAAAAGGGAGCTGGGGATGCTGAAAATTTATGTTGAAAAATACCTTCTTTATCTAAGGCAAAACAACGCGTCGCCGTACACGGTGCAAATCCGCCATGTCGGGCTTAAACTATTTCAGCGGTTCTGCGAGACCCGCCAGGTTCAAAGCGTTTTCGATATTGATTATGCCGTTATCGACGCGTTCGCGCGCTACGTGCGTTACGAGTACATCGGCAAGCATAAGCAGGGCCTGTGTGCTTCGACCCAGAATAACTATTTCGCGACGGTGCGCGCATTCTTTCTCTTTTTAGCCGAAAACAATCTTCTGCTCTATAACCCGGCGGAACGGCTGACCTATACGAAAGGCGGTCGCAAGCTGCCAGCGTATGTCTTGTCAAAGACCGATGCGGTTCAGATATTTGAGCACCTGCGTACGACGACGCTTTATGGTTTAAGATCCCGCGCGATCGTGGAGCTTCTTTATTCAAGCGGCCTTAGAAAGAAGGAGCTGGCGAATCTTAAAATTTATGATCTGGCTTTCGAGAACGGCGTTGTACATGTCAGGCAGGGCAAAGGCGGTCATGATCGTTTTGTACCTGTCACCGAACGCGCGCTTTTCTGGCTAAGACGCTGGTTTAATGAGGGGCACAAAAAGTATTCACAAAAGCAGGCATCAGAATACCTATTCATCCGCAAGGATGGCAGTCTTTTAGGCGCTGCCGCAGTCAGTCGCATCGCAGGCAACGCGATCAGCCGGGCACACATCGGAAAAATCGGCGGCTGTCATTTGTTTCGTCACTCGATGGCAACCGCGATGCTTGAAGCTGGCGCTGACGTGCGCTATGTTCAGGAAATGCTGGGGCACAGACGTATTTCGACTACTGAGCGTTACACACGCGTTGACCGGTCGTTTCTAAAGGCAATGCACAACCGCTTTCATCCCTTAACTGCAGATGGTTCGGCTTCGCTCACCAACCAGAGCACAGCGGCGGCAACACAGCCAATAAATCGCGAAACGCCGGCGAAAGAAGATTTCAAGGACGCTTACCTTAAACGCAAGATTTTTTATCCCTTAGCTGAAAGTCCCTTTTACGCAGCTTTCGTAGGCCATATAGAGGCCTGCCAGGCACGTGGTTGGTCTGTGCAGAGCATTTACACGCATTCGTTTCGCCTGTTGAGCTTCATTCGCTATTTGGCGGAGCGCGGATTCAAAGAAATCACAACGATCACGCGTACCGATCTGGAGGCCTACAGGGAATTCATTTTCCAGTACCGCAAGCCCAATGGTGCCCCCTTGTCTTTCGCTTCCCAGAGTCAGTATCTTATCACAATGCGGGTATTCTTCAGCACGCTGGCAGAAGAAGGCCGGATTTTATGCAACATCGCAAGCGGCATAAAGCTGCCGAAATTAGGCAGGACTTTACCCCAGGTCATTCTGAGCACTACAGAAGTTGAAAAATTGCTGGGCCTGCCCGATATGACAATTCACAGCGGCAGGCGCGCACGGGCAATTCTGGAAACCTTTTATGCGACCGGCTTACGATTAAAAGAAGCGACGCTCTTAAAGATCGCCGACATCGATTTTGAGCGCGGCCTTGTGTATGTTGCGTCAGGCAAGGGAGAGAAAGACCGTTACGTACCGATAACCAGCCGCGCCTTGGGTGTGCTAACAGACTACATCGCTAACCGAAAGGAAAAGAGCGCCTATCTTTTTGCTGGCCCATTCGGGAAACTGACGGGTGACGCGATTCAGGATATTGTGAAACGCCACATTCGCCAGCTTTTTGGTGAAAAGAAAATCCGCGGGGCCTGCCACGTGCTGCGCCACACCTTCGCCACGCATCTTTTAGAAGCTGGCTGCGACACACGGCTTATTCAGGAGATGCTGGGACACGCGAGTTTAGAGACGACCCAGCGTTATACGCACGTCTCTATCCGACGGCTGAAAGAGGTTCACACCGCAGCTTTTCAACGCATCTACAAGCGGGCGTAA